One genomic segment of Salinigranum rubrum includes these proteins:
- a CDS encoding outer membrane protein assembly factor BamB family protein: protein MAGRVFGASETTRTVGAVAVALLAGSLLVAVVGATGLGVPDGSATETPLWVSDTGREIGGNHHAPAVAGGRVYAPLSGPGTTEGCELVALHSTDGGVVWRAPVDECTIHAVADPTVADANDDGEQEVLVATTEDDLRVYSRDGDLLRRSALDDYGYTRPVVADLGGSDAPETVVVDVRGTVTAFGASGERQWQHALDDYVWARPVVADVDGDGGREVFVAQRDGTLTLLSPGTGSDGATDDAASPVSVAWTTGVGDDPGISWAAAGQADDDPALELWVATVDGGVYAVDGASGEIAWSRDVGSLAAVGGFGDGDGDGDSEVYVTDNSGTVRALDAATGEEEWSTRVTDGAVQMMPPPSLGDTDGDGSADLVVPAHDGSVSKLDPSDGSVVARYERSVSTEASDSGFDRLFGRATLGDVDGDGDDDAVVVYADGTVVALDF from the coding sequence GTGGCCGGTCGTGTCTTCGGGGCGTCGGAGACGACCCGCACGGTCGGGGCGGTGGCGGTCGCCCTCCTCGCCGGGAGCCTCCTCGTCGCCGTCGTCGGCGCGACCGGACTCGGCGTCCCCGACGGGTCGGCGACGGAGACGCCGCTGTGGGTGAGCGACACGGGTCGAGAGATCGGCGGAAACCACCACGCTCCGGCGGTCGCCGGCGGCCGGGTGTACGCCCCGCTGAGCGGCCCGGGAACGACCGAGGGCTGTGAACTGGTCGCGCTCCACAGTACGGACGGCGGGGTGGTGTGGCGCGCGCCCGTCGACGAGTGTACCATCCACGCTGTCGCCGACCCCACCGTGGCCGACGCGAACGACGACGGGGAGCAGGAGGTGCTCGTCGCCACCACCGAGGATGACCTCCGCGTCTACAGCCGCGACGGGGACTTGCTCCGACGAAGCGCGCTCGACGACTACGGCTACACCCGTCCCGTGGTCGCCGACCTCGGCGGGAGCGACGCGCCCGAGACGGTCGTCGTCGACGTCCGCGGGACCGTGACGGCGTTCGGCGCGAGCGGCGAGCGACAGTGGCAGCACGCGCTCGACGACTACGTCTGGGCACGCCCGGTCGTCGCCGACGTCGACGGCGACGGGGGGCGCGAGGTGTTCGTCGCCCAGCGCGACGGGACGCTCACCCTCCTCTCGCCCGGGACGGGAAGCGACGGTGCGACAGACGACGCGGCATCGCCCGTCTCCGTCGCGTGGACGACCGGCGTCGGCGACGACCCCGGTATCTCGTGGGCCGCGGCGGGACAGGCGGACGACGACCCGGCGCTGGAACTCTGGGTCGCGACGGTCGACGGCGGCGTCTACGCGGTCGACGGCGCCAGTGGTGAGATAGCGTGGTCCCGCGACGTCGGGTCGCTCGCTGCCGTCGGCGGGTTCGGCGACGGCGACGGGGACGGCGACAGCGAGGTGTACGTCACCGACAACAGCGGGACCGTCCGCGCGCTCGACGCCGCGACCGGCGAGGAGGAGTGGTCGACGCGCGTCACGGACGGGGCGGTGCAGATGATGCCGCCGCCGTCGCTCGGCGACACCGACGGCGACGGGTCGGCCGACCTCGTCGTCCCCGCCCACGACGGCAGCGTCTCGAAACTCGATCCGTCGGACGGCAGCGTGGTGGCGCGGTACGAGCGCTCGGTGAGCACCGAGGCGAGCGACTCCGGCTTCGACCGCCTCTTCGGACGGGCGACCCTCGGCGACGTGGACGGCGACGGCGACGACGACGCCGTCGTCGTCTACGCCGACGGGACCGTCGTCGCACTGGACTTCTGA
- a CDS encoding cytochrome c biogenesis CcdA family protein, protein MPLLQATPASAFSGTVVFALSAGLATFFAPCAYPLLPGYVGYYLSREEADIGGAVVRGTAATVGALAVLGLVGGALVAFGTRVVSNLAFLEPVVGVALIVFGLALLSGRAPSVHLLLPERRASASGFVLFGGVYAVAAAGCVLPVVFGVAAQALTLPTEQAVAVVGVYAVSVALPLLGVTLLSAVGSDALGSVSRHTDTVQRVAALVMVVAGVAQVGVSLSYLGWI, encoded by the coding sequence ATGCCGTTGCTCCAGGCGACCCCGGCCTCGGCGTTCTCCGGAACCGTCGTCTTCGCGCTCAGCGCGGGGCTAGCGACGTTCTTTGCGCCGTGTGCGTACCCACTCTTACCGGGGTACGTCGGCTACTACCTGAGCCGGGAAGAGGCCGATATCGGCGGCGCGGTCGTCCGCGGTACCGCCGCGACGGTCGGTGCGCTCGCCGTTCTCGGCCTCGTCGGTGGCGCGCTCGTGGCGTTCGGCACGCGCGTCGTCTCGAACCTCGCGTTCCTCGAACCGGTGGTCGGCGTCGCCCTCATCGTCTTCGGACTCGCGCTCCTGAGCGGCCGGGCACCCAGCGTCCACCTGCTGCTCCCCGAGCGCCGCGCGTCGGCGTCCGGGTTCGTCCTCTTCGGCGGCGTGTACGCCGTCGCCGCGGCCGGCTGTGTGCTCCCCGTCGTCTTCGGCGTCGCCGCTCAGGCGCTCACGCTCCCGACGGAGCAGGCGGTCGCCGTCGTCGGCGTCTACGCCGTCTCGGTCGCGCTCCCGCTCCTCGGCGTGACGCTCCTCTCGGCCGTCGGAAGCGACGCGCTCGGGAGCGTCTCACGACACACCGACACCGTCCAGCGCGTCGCCGCGCTCGTCATGGTCGTCGCCGGCGTCGCACAGGTCGGCGTGTCGCTGTCGTACCTCGGCTGGATCTGA
- a CDS encoding TlpA family protein disulfide reductase has translation MKRRQAIAAVGGLALTGGAGYVAFNGLGERGDAVTVDTVDARGSTAGRQRVPVPDRPTLVDLFATWCVPCEAQMRSLVPAYESFGDRVAFVSVTNERIGGGLTMDDIRRWWADHDGRWTVGHDPESRLMSELGAGGLPYLALADRSGKIVWTHRGVASESQLREELAAVV, from the coding sequence ATGAAGCGCCGACAGGCTATCGCCGCGGTCGGCGGCCTCGCGCTGACTGGCGGCGCGGGTTACGTCGCGTTCAACGGCCTCGGCGAGAGGGGTGATGCGGTCACCGTCGACACCGTCGACGCCCGCGGGTCGACCGCCGGCCGGCAGCGCGTTCCGGTCCCCGACCGACCGACGCTCGTCGATCTCTTCGCGACGTGGTGTGTCCCGTGTGAAGCGCAGATGCGGAGCCTCGTCCCCGCCTACGAGTCGTTCGGCGACCGCGTCGCGTTCGTCTCGGTGACGAACGAGCGCATCGGCGGGGGGCTCACGATGGACGACATCCGCCGGTGGTGGGCCGACCACGACGGCCGCTGGACGGTCGGACACGACCCCGAAAGTCGACTCATGAGCGAACTCGGGGCGGGCGGCCTCCCCTATCTCGCCCTCGCCGACCGCTCGGGTAAAATCGTCTGGACCCACAGAGGCGTCGCCAGCGAGTCGCAACTCCGCGAGGAACTCGCGGCCGTCGTCTGA
- a CDS encoding DsbA family protein, whose translation MHTTRRALLAGTGATLVATAGCLGSVTGSGGGDSNCDLSARSPVESLPAPSLGPDDAGVTVMSFEDFSCPHCQTYHLEEFPSIESELVGGDVRYEHHDLPIPVSQQWSWAAASAARAVQDSTDDETFFAYAKSLFENQGSYSMSLVESLANDVGADGCDVRAAAENGRYRPVLEADRQRGLDMGVQGTPTVFVNGQEVTATFDAVRAAVERAQS comes from the coding sequence ATGCACACGACCCGACGTGCCCTCCTGGCCGGCACCGGCGCGACACTCGTCGCGACGGCCGGCTGTCTCGGCTCCGTCACCGGTTCCGGCGGCGGCGACTCGAACTGCGACCTCTCCGCACGCTCGCCCGTCGAATCGCTCCCGGCGCCCTCGCTCGGTCCCGACGACGCCGGCGTGACGGTCATGTCGTTCGAGGACTTCTCCTGTCCGCACTGTCAGACGTACCACTTAGAGGAGTTCCCCTCGATTGAGAGCGAACTCGTCGGGGGCGACGTCCGCTACGAGCACCACGACCTCCCGATTCCGGTGAGCCAGCAGTGGTCGTGGGCGGCCGCGAGCGCCGCCCGCGCCGTACAGGATTCGACCGACGACGAGACGTTCTTCGCGTACGCGAAGTCGCTCTTCGAGAACCAGGGGTCGTACTCGATGTCGCTCGTCGAGTCGCTGGCGAACGACGTGGGCGCGGACGGCTGTGACGTCCGCGCGGCCGCGGAGAACGGCCGGTATCGGCCGGTCCTCGAAGCCGACCGCCAGCGCGGCCTCGATATGGGGGTACAGGGCACCCCGACGGTGTTCGTGAACGGCCAGGAGGTGACCGCGACGTTCGACGCGGTGCGGGCGGCCGTCGAGCGCGCCCAGTCCTGA
- a CDS encoding 2Fe-2S iron-sulfur cluster-binding protein, protein MPTVRFRGRAFECAHGAVLRDVLLAGDESPHNGASGVVNCRGLGSCGTCAVEVSGPVSDRTRRERLRLRVPPHDPDSGLRLACQTRVHGDVTVEKREGFWGQHGAEGRDGQP, encoded by the coding sequence ATGCCGACCGTCCGTTTCCGCGGCCGTGCGTTCGAGTGTGCCCACGGCGCCGTTCTCCGAGACGTCCTCCTCGCTGGCGACGAATCGCCGCACAACGGCGCGTCGGGAGTCGTAAACTGCCGCGGCCTCGGCTCCTGTGGCACGTGTGCGGTCGAGGTGTCGGGCCCGGTTTCCGACCGGACGCGCCGGGAGCGACTGCGACTGCGCGTCCCGCCGCACGACCCCGACTCGGGCCTCCGACTCGCCTGTCAAACGCGGGTCCACGGTGACGTCACGGTCGAGAAACGCGAGGGGTTCTGGGGCCAGCACGGTGCCGAGGGGCGCGACGGTCAGCCGTGA
- a CDS encoding dihydrofolate reductase encodes MELVSVAALTDDHVIGKDGELPWPSIPADKEQYRARISGSPVILGRRTFESMLDDLPGATQVVLSRSARSFDVDSAVHAADVDEAIDIAAAEGADAAYVIGGAGIYDLFQPHLDRMFLSRVHGEYEGDSYYPQFDESEWTLVSETEYERFTLEEWRRADGD; translated from the coding sequence ATGGAACTCGTCTCCGTCGCCGCGCTCACCGACGACCACGTCATCGGCAAGGATGGCGAACTGCCGTGGCCGAGCATCCCCGCCGACAAAGAGCAGTACCGCGCACGCATCTCCGGGTCTCCGGTCATCCTCGGTCGGCGGACGTTCGAGTCGATGCTCGACGACCTCCCCGGCGCGACACAGGTCGTCCTCAGCCGCTCGGCCCGGTCGTTCGACGTCGACAGCGCCGTCCACGCGGCCGACGTCGACGAGGCCATCGACATCGCCGCCGCCGAAGGTGCGGACGCCGCGTACGTCATCGGCGGGGCCGGCATCTACGACCTGTTCCAGCCGCATCTGGACCGGATGTTCCTGAGCCGCGTCCACGGGGAGTACGAGGGAGACAGCTACTATCCGCAGTTCGACGAATCCGAGTGGACGCTCGTCTCCGAGACCGAGTACGAGCGGTTCACGCTCGAAGAGTGGCGTCGGGCGGACGGCGACTGA
- a CDS encoding DUF1918 domain-containing protein: MSFEKDDTVVLHDKHSEFDGEVGTVTQVMETMFGDATYTVSFDDGQETGVPEDQLEAADDEDEE; the protein is encoded by the coding sequence ATGAGCTTCGAGAAAGACGACACCGTCGTCCTGCACGACAAACACAGCGAGTTCGACGGCGAGGTCGGGACGGTGACGCAGGTCATGGAGACGATGTTCGGCGACGCGACGTACACGGTGAGCTTCGACGACGGCCAGGAGACGGGCGTCCCCGAGGACCAGCTCGAAGCGGCCGACGACGAAGACGAAGAGTAA
- a CDS encoding RNA-binding protein, which yields MARVPFHYVDLRAFSYETEDEARVEAALRTFLPEEFEVERAESRGHHGDRIVVRSARVERADDVRHVLAQVAAAPDYDRIFDELDDRITDNCELFLRFDKQAAFRGEVSLGSGITFRAKVEAYPAKREAALENARDALDAVRDETEHGRD from the coding sequence GTGGCTCGCGTCCCGTTCCACTACGTCGACCTGCGGGCGTTCTCCTACGAGACGGAGGACGAGGCGCGGGTCGAGGCGGCGCTTCGGACGTTCCTCCCCGAGGAGTTCGAGGTGGAGCGGGCAGAGAGCCGTGGGCATCACGGCGACCGTATCGTCGTCCGCTCGGCGCGCGTCGAACGGGCCGACGACGTCCGGCACGTCCTCGCACAGGTCGCGGCCGCCCCCGACTACGACCGCATCTTCGACGAACTCGACGATCGGATCACCGACAACTGCGAACTGTTCCTCCGCTTCGACAAGCAGGCGGCGTTCCGCGGCGAGGTCAGCCTCGGAAGCGGCATCACCTTCCGTGCGAAGGTCGAGGCGTACCCCGCCAAGCGTGAGGCGGCGCTGGAGAACGCCCGCGACGCGCTCGACGCTGTCCGCGACGAAACCGAGCACGGCCGCGACTGA
- a CDS encoding mechanosensitive ion channel family protein, translating into MIDAVIGLLDGLSAWQATLVVLALSLGGALIAEMVVIRGASRLVRRTDTQFDNIVVRNIRWPVVVSVGLVGIYVLTRTPAVVESTLITAEQLDTFFGRPSLVVIIVTWAWALNNLVTEAVEEVKERGSRFDFAPVFSNVWTLVVAVGTVAALLRLYNIDITPLLGAAGVAGIAVGFAAKDTVANFFGGIALYFDDTYKLGDYIVLDSGEAGTVVEVGIRSTTLMTRDEVLVTVPNSALNAAKIVNESAPQRRRRIRVPIGVAYGTDLDEFEELVVGIAEEESLVLDSPKPRMRFRRFGDSALEYELLCWVASPTRRARATHELNRTIYTALAARGIEIPYPKRDLTVTNVPGEADTPAGPSSPLGREESGEAVEGVPNETDGVPSETDGGHEHHR; encoded by the coding sequence GTGATAGACGCGGTGATCGGACTCCTCGACGGACTGTCGGCGTGGCAAGCGACGCTCGTCGTCCTCGCACTCTCGCTCGGCGGGGCGCTCATCGCCGAGATGGTCGTCATCCGCGGGGCCTCCCGCCTCGTGCGGCGGACGGACACCCAGTTCGACAACATCGTCGTCCGGAACATCCGGTGGCCGGTCGTCGTCTCCGTGGGTCTCGTTGGCATCTACGTGCTGACGCGAACCCCCGCCGTCGTCGAGAGTACGCTCATCACCGCCGAGCAGTTGGACACCTTCTTCGGGCGACCGTCGCTCGTCGTCATCATCGTCACGTGGGCGTGGGCGCTCAACAACCTCGTCACGGAGGCGGTCGAGGAGGTGAAAGAGCGGGGAAGCCGGTTCGACTTCGCGCCCGTCTTCTCGAACGTCTGGACGCTCGTCGTCGCCGTCGGCACCGTCGCCGCCCTCCTGCGGCTGTACAACATCGACATCACGCCCCTGCTCGGCGCGGCCGGCGTCGCCGGCATCGCCGTCGGGTTCGCCGCGAAGGACACCGTCGCCAACTTCTTCGGGGGCATCGCCCTCTATTTCGACGACACGTACAAGCTCGGCGACTACATCGTCCTCGACTCGGGGGAGGCCGGCACCGTCGTCGAGGTGGGCATCCGCTCGACCACGCTCATGACGCGCGACGAGGTGCTCGTGACGGTCCCCAACTCGGCGCTGAACGCCGCGAAAATCGTCAACGAGTCCGCCCCACAGCGCCGTCGACGTATCCGCGTCCCCATCGGCGTCGCCTACGGCACCGACCTCGACGAGTTCGAAGAACTCGTCGTCGGAATCGCCGAAGAGGAGTCGCTCGTCCTCGACTCGCCGAAGCCGCGGATGCGCTTCCGGCGGTTCGGCGACTCGGCGCTGGAGTACGAACTCCTCTGCTGGGTCGCGAGTCCGACCCGCCGCGCCCGCGCGACGCACGAACTCAACCGGACCATCTACACGGCACTCGCCGCCCGGGGTATCGAAATCCCGTACCCGAAGCGGGACCTCACGGTAACCAACGTTCCCGGGGAGGCGGACACCCCGGCAGGGCCGTCGTCACCGCTCGGTCGCGAGGAGAGCGGTGAGGCCGTCGAAGGCGTGCCGAACGAGACCGACGGCGTACCGAGCGAAACCGACGGCGGTCACGAGCACCACCGGTAA
- a CDS encoding DUF7405 family protein translates to MFDRDLSRRDALKLAVATGGATALSACLSEAEEPVPRGSPSAELPEGQHRWNDFLNTDDAGNHELPPHHVFLSLALDGDGPPTEDDRAAVESAMGTLDRAYQWSHAGLLSSLAYTPAYFGRFDADLAYPLPDPRRLSSFETPEFDTQDALLHLASDRPDALLEAEQALLGEREEMNGLEVETSLSAVFSVTLRRTGFIGAGMPAERQGEVKGIPSGGPVPEESPLFMGFKAGFRGNQATESAVNIQEGPFAGGTTKHLATIRQRLDDWYGEQDFEERVMEMFSPLHAERGLVEGVGNDLGDFSGVDEEVVETIREQARNFGRVGHAQKAARANRDADGEPLLLRRHVESTDDGEASLHFPSLQRNIESFEAVREAMNGADLTDIPTIRQRVNNGILEYIFVTRRGNYLVPPRSLRALPTPTGT, encoded by the coding sequence GTGTTCGACCGCGACCTGTCCCGGCGGGACGCGCTGAAACTCGCGGTGGCGACGGGCGGGGCGACGGCGCTCTCGGCCTGCCTCAGCGAGGCCGAAGAGCCCGTGCCCCGCGGGAGCCCGTCCGCGGAATTGCCCGAGGGACAGCACCGCTGGAACGACTTCCTGAACACCGACGATGCCGGCAACCACGAACTCCCGCCACACCACGTGTTCCTCTCGCTCGCGCTCGACGGCGACGGCCCCCCGACCGAGGACGACCGCGCGGCCGTCGAGTCGGCGATGGGGACGCTCGACCGCGCCTACCAGTGGAGCCACGCCGGCCTCCTCTCCTCGCTCGCGTACACCCCCGCGTACTTCGGACGGTTCGACGCCGACCTGGCGTATCCGTTGCCCGACCCGCGCCGACTCTCCTCGTTCGAGACGCCGGAGTTCGACACACAGGACGCCCTCCTGCACCTGGCGTCGGACCGCCCGGACGCCCTGCTCGAAGCCGAGCAGGCGCTCCTCGGCGAACGAGAGGAGATGAACGGTCTCGAGGTCGAGACGTCGCTTTCGGCGGTGTTCTCGGTCACCCTGCGACGGACGGGGTTCATCGGTGCGGGGATGCCCGCCGAACGGCAGGGCGAGGTGAAGGGCATCCCGAGCGGGGGTCCCGTTCCGGAGGAGTCACCGCTGTTCATGGGGTTCAAGGCCGGATTCCGGGGAAACCAGGCGACCGAATCGGCGGTGAACATCCAGGAGGGACCGTTCGCCGGCGGGACGACCAAACATCTCGCGACCATCCGCCAGCGACTCGACGACTGGTACGGCGAGCAGGACTTCGAAGAACGGGTGATGGAGATGTTCTCGCCGCTGCACGCCGAGCGGGGACTCGTCGAGGGCGTCGGGAACGACCTCGGCGACTTCAGCGGCGTCGACGAAGAGGTGGTCGAGACCATCCGCGAGCAGGCGCGGAACTTCGGCCGCGTGGGCCACGCCCAGAAGGCCGCACGGGCCAACCGGGACGCCGACGGAGAGCCGCTGCTCCTCAGACGCCACGTCGAGTCGACCGACGACGGCGAGGCGAGCCTGCACTTCCCCTCCCTCCAACGAAACATCGAGTCGTTCGAGGCGGTCCGCGAGGCGATGAACGGCGCCGACCTCACCGACATCCCCACGATTCGCCAGCGCGTCAACAACGGAATTCTGGAGTACATCTTCGTGACCCGGCGGGGGAACTACCTCGTCCCGCCGCGGTCGCTGCGGGCGTTGCCGACGCCGACGGGGACGTAG
- a CDS encoding SCO family protein, translating into MNRRSFLASGTALGAVATAGCLGAVGFGDSNPNVALGAPDRTADVSSEDLPYPAWGQRVPDVTLPAPLSGQDVSFRGVDRPFLTTFVFTNCMTACPVLLSTLREVQVHSVQEGYADEVAFYPMTFDPARDDAEALRAELEQFNVDSSVENWQFLRPETEERAKEVITDQFGVTFQKEEVEDGPYMFVHLSLIILVNADGYVERAYRGQQTDEGQVIADLRKVRNA; encoded by the coding sequence ATGAACAGACGTTCGTTTCTCGCGAGCGGCACCGCGCTCGGCGCGGTTGCGACGGCTGGCTGTCTGGGAGCCGTCGGGTTCGGCGACTCGAACCCGAACGTCGCGCTCGGCGCGCCCGACCGAACCGCCGACGTGTCGAGCGAGGACCTCCCGTACCCCGCCTGGGGCCAGCGCGTCCCCGACGTGACCCTCCCCGCCCCGCTCTCGGGGCAGGACGTCTCGTTCCGCGGCGTCGACCGCCCCTTCCTGACGACGTTCGTCTTCACGAACTGCATGACGGCCTGCCCGGTGTTGCTCTCGACGCTCCGGGAAGTGCAGGTCCACTCGGTTCAGGAGGGGTACGCCGACGAGGTGGCCTTCTACCCGATGACGTTCGACCCCGCGCGGGACGACGCCGAGGCGCTCCGTGCCGAACTCGAACAGTTCAACGTCGATTCTTCAGTGGAGAACTGGCAGTTCCTCCGCCCCGAAACCGAAGAGAGAGCGAAGGAGGTAATCACCGACCAGTTCGGCGTCACCTTCCAGAAAGAGGAGGTCGAAGACGGACCGTACATGTTCGTCCACCTCAGCCTGATCATCCTCGTAAACGCCGACGGCTACGTCGAGCGCGCGTACCGCGGTCAGCAGACGGACGAAGGGCAGGTCATCGCGGACCTCCGGAAGGTGCGGAACGCATGA
- a CDS encoding iron transporter — translation MNRRRFLGAVGAAGVAGLAGCAGFSTTTYSSEPPLVENPPDGVYVPSHIEGMEMVGMGMAGDARVAVTYSYPHRFWTVEQNGQEFTTQRVDIADDDAVHLMASVWDPETGVVLPNTGLSMEIRTDAGLVSQEVVYPMLSQQMGFHYGANFPLDGNDVYDVTVSVGAPSVERFGSLANRFTQPATATVSFDYREGARNEIEYTVFEESRRGQRDAVAPMSMEMMPVGRVPDSVPGTALGEATVGDLVLRGHVVDAERFGDDPYLVVTAATPYNDLVVPGMALSARVPGDGRAAFSGGLDPALDPDLGFHYGAPVSVSGGVDAVELTVEIPPQVARHEGYETAFLETGTVTLSA, via the coding sequence ATGAACCGCCGCCGCTTCCTCGGCGCCGTCGGTGCCGCGGGCGTCGCCGGCCTCGCGGGCTGTGCGGGCTTTTCGACCACGACGTACAGTTCCGAACCGCCGCTGGTCGAGAACCCGCCCGACGGCGTCTACGTACCGTCACACATCGAGGGGATGGAGATGGTCGGGATGGGCATGGCGGGCGACGCGCGGGTGGCCGTCACCTACAGCTATCCGCACCGGTTCTGGACCGTCGAACAGAACGGGCAGGAGTTCACGACCCAGCGGGTCGACATCGCCGACGACGACGCGGTCCACCTGATGGCGAGCGTGTGGGACCCCGAGACCGGCGTCGTCCTCCCGAACACGGGGCTGTCGATGGAAATCCGCACCGACGCTGGCCTCGTGAGCCAGGAGGTCGTCTACCCCATGCTCTCCCAGCAGATGGGCTTTCACTACGGCGCGAACTTTCCCCTGGACGGAAACGACGTCTACGACGTCACCGTCAGCGTCGGCGCGCCCAGCGTGGAGCGGTTCGGATCGCTCGCGAATCGCTTCACCCAACCGGCGACCGCGACCGTCTCCTTCGACTACCGCGAGGGTGCCCGCAACGAGATCGAGTACACCGTGTTCGAGGAGTCCCGTCGGGGCCAGCGCGACGCCGTCGCCCCGATGTCGATGGAGATGATGCCGGTCGGACGGGTCCCCGACTCGGTCCCGGGAACCGCGCTCGGCGAGGCGACCGTCGGCGACCTCGTCCTCCGCGGTCACGTCGTCGACGCGGAGCGGTTCGGCGACGACCCGTACCTCGTAGTCACCGCCGCGACGCCGTACAACGACCTCGTCGTCCCGGGAATGGCGCTCTCGGCTCGCGTCCCCGGCGACGGCCGCGCGGCGTTCTCGGGGGGCCTCGACCCCGCGCTCGACCCCGACCTCGGCTTCCACTACGGCGCGCCCGTCTCCGTCTCCGGCGGCGTCGACGCGGTCGAACTCACCGTCGAGATTCCACCCCAGGTCGCCCGACACGAGGGGTACGAGACGGCCTTCCTCGAAACCGGCACGGTGACACTCTCGGCCTAA